One stretch of Paenibacillus sp. FSL R5-0341 DNA includes these proteins:
- a CDS encoding beta-galactosidase has protein sequence MNDSVAGSHIHFVLDAEDKEIRAGRMTGSGGKSPRGKSYDFTNYYMTRNAKPHIPVVGEFHFSRFAYLQWEEELLKMKAGGVNIIASYVFWNFHEEHEGEFNWSGNLNLRHFVDLCGKHQLPLIVRIGPFCHGEVRNGGMPDWLFSYPFEVRSNDEGYLYYAKRLYREIARQLNGCFHQEGGPVIAVQLENEYMHAGAPMDAWGYTREKYIYSGRDGREHLKVLRRIAEEVGMKPMFYTATAWGNAAVPEEGTLPMLAGYAYTPWIPNQPPSREYLFRDLHMNPVEEVDYDSLEYPAAYCELAGGMQVSYHARPVVDADSVEAMTIVKLANGSNLVGYYMYHGGTNPIGQKSYMNEQALPKMTYDYQAPLGEFGRIGESYDRIRTLSMFLEAYGELLAPMGSVIPEDQHVITPENTMDLRWSVRQQAGSGFLFMNNYQDHVALPDRDIQLALHTSQGTASYPREGTMQLKSGMAVILPFHMNLSGMKIISATVQPLTRFMVNQELTAVFYAHEGMTPEYVMDASSVTNVDMPKGTVSEQGNEVVIYPIAGKDHHLRVTTSDGMVIRIITLTRDEALHAYRFHVGGEERLVISSSHLYVQNEMLICTSVEQPEMEVSFYPAPEQITASEYVVSSQSKQGVFDTYTIQVSPYKPAVEVDYPKEHAATLKLDTIWPEHVDDVWVEIDYEGDVAAAHIHHQMLTDHIHYGHSWMLGLKQSRHLLADHALRLSITPIRRGTTESYVNQAYVERFEGVEIGKFNQIRVIPQYRVGLVLAGVREGA, from the coding sequence AGGGAAGTCGTATGACTTTACCAATTATTATATGACTCGTAATGCTAAACCCCATATTCCTGTGGTTGGTGAATTTCATTTCTCCAGATTCGCTTACCTGCAGTGGGAGGAAGAATTACTGAAGATGAAGGCAGGCGGGGTGAACATCATCGCTTCTTATGTCTTCTGGAATTTTCACGAGGAGCATGAAGGTGAGTTTAATTGGTCGGGAAATCTGAATTTGCGGCACTTTGTGGATCTGTGTGGCAAACATCAGCTGCCTCTGATCGTGCGGATTGGTCCATTCTGTCATGGAGAAGTTCGCAATGGAGGGATGCCGGATTGGTTATTCAGTTACCCATTTGAAGTCAGATCGAATGATGAAGGATACCTGTATTATGCCAAGCGACTATATCGCGAGATTGCCCGTCAGCTCAATGGCTGTTTTCACCAAGAGGGTGGGCCCGTTATAGCCGTACAGTTGGAAAATGAGTACATGCACGCTGGCGCACCCATGGATGCCTGGGGATATACACGTGAAAAGTATATTTACTCCGGCCGGGACGGGCGGGAACATCTAAAGGTGCTTCGCCGTATTGCCGAAGAAGTCGGCATGAAGCCCATGTTCTATACAGCCACGGCTTGGGGGAATGCTGCGGTTCCTGAAGAAGGCACGTTGCCGATGCTAGCGGGGTATGCGTACACACCATGGATTCCGAATCAGCCTCCAAGCCGCGAGTATTTATTCCGGGATCTGCACATGAATCCTGTTGAAGAAGTGGATTATGACAGTCTGGAGTATCCTGCGGCGTATTGTGAGCTTGCTGGCGGTATGCAGGTCAGTTATCACGCGCGTCCAGTTGTCGATGCGGACAGTGTTGAGGCAATGACCATTGTGAAGCTGGCAAACGGCAGTAATCTCGTCGGATATTATATGTATCATGGCGGTACCAATCCGATAGGGCAAAAATCTTATATGAATGAACAGGCATTGCCGAAAATGACGTATGACTATCAAGCCCCACTTGGGGAATTCGGACGTATTGGTGAATCGTATGACCGTATTCGTACCTTGTCCATGTTCCTGGAAGCCTACGGTGAGTTGCTTGCACCAATGGGCAGTGTTATACCGGAAGATCAACATGTGATAACACCGGAGAACACGATGGATCTGCGCTGGTCTGTTCGTCAACAAGCTGGTTCGGGATTTCTGTTCATGAATAATTATCAGGATCATGTAGCGTTGCCTGATCGTGATATTCAATTGGCGCTGCATACCAGCCAAGGAACGGCTTCTTATCCAAGAGAAGGCACGATGCAGCTGAAATCCGGTATGGCTGTCATTCTTCCTTTCCATATGAATCTGAGTGGAATGAAGATCATTAGTGCTACTGTTCAGCCACTGACCCGATTTATGGTAAATCAGGAGCTTACGGCTGTCTTTTATGCTCATGAAGGTATGACGCCTGAGTATGTTATGGATGCATCATCCGTTACAAATGTGGATATGCCCAAAGGCACAGTATCTGAGCAGGGAAATGAAGTTGTGATCTACCCGATTGCCGGCAAGGACCATCATCTGAGAGTCACAACATCCGACGGTATGGTCATACGAATCATTACATTGACCCGTGATGAGGCATTGCATGCCTACCGTTTCCATGTGGGCGGAGAAGAAAGGCTTGTGATTAGCAGTAGTCATTTGTATGTACAGAATGAAATGCTCATATGCACATCTGTGGAGCAACCGGAGATGGAGGTATCCTTTTATCCGGCACCAGAACAGATTACCGCTTCTGAATATGTTGTGTCATCCCAGTCTAAGCAAGGAGTATTCGATACGTACACAATCCAAGTTTCGCCTTACAAACCTGCTGTAGAGGTTGATTATCCGAAAGAGCATGCAGCAACACTGAAATTGGACACAATATGGCCGGAACATGTCGATGACGTGTGGGTTGAGATTGATTATGAAGGTGACGTTGCAGCAGCACATATTCATCATCAGATGTTAACGGATCATATTCACTATGGGCATAGCTGGATGCTTGGATTGAAGCAATCCCGTCATTTGCTGGCTGATCATGCGTTACGTCTGTCCATAACGCCAATTCGAAGAGGTACGACTGAGAGTTATGTGAATCAAGCTTATGTTGAGCGCTTTGAGGGTGTGGAGATCGGGAAGTTCAATCAGATTCGAGTGATACCTCAGTACCGGGTGGGGTTGGTGCTGGCGGGAGTTAGGGAAGGCGCTTAG
- a CDS encoding glycoside hydrolase family 5 protein, producing the protein MVNLKKCTIFTVIAALMFMVLGSAAPKASAATGFYVSGNKLYDSTGKPFVMRGVNHGHSWFKNDLNTAIPAIAKTGANTVRIVLSNGSLYTKDDLNAVKNIINVVNQNKMIAVLEVHDATGKDDYNSLDAAVNYWISIKEALIGKEDRVIVNIANEWYGTWNGSAWADGYKKAIPKLRNAGIKNTLIVDAAGWGQFPQSIVDYGQSVFAADSQKNTVFSIHMYEYAGKDAATVKANMENVLNKGLALIIGEFGGYHTNGDVDEYAIMRYGQEKGVGWLAWSWYGNSSGLNYLDMATGPNGSLTSFGNTVVNDTYGIKNTSQKAGIF; encoded by the coding sequence ATGGTTAATCTGAAAAAGTGTACAATCTTCACGGTTATTGCTGCTCTCATGTTCATGGTACTGGGGAGTGCAGCCCCCAAAGCATCTGCTGCCACAGGATTTTATGTAAGCGGTAACAAATTGTATGATTCCACAGGAAAGCCTTTTGTCATGAGAGGTGTTAATCACGGACATTCCTGGTTCAAGAATGATTTGAATACCGCTATCCCTGCCATCGCCAAAACAGGTGCCAATACGGTACGCATTGTTCTTTCAAATGGTAGCCTGTACACCAAAGATGATCTGAACGCTGTTAAAAATATTATTAATGTGGTTAACCAAAATAAAATGATAGCCGTACTCGAAGTCCATGACGCTACAGGAAAAGATGACTATAATTCGTTGGATGCCGCGGTGAACTACTGGATTAGCATTAAGGAAGCTTTGATTGGCAAAGAAGATCGGGTAATCGTCAACATCGCCAATGAATGGTATGGAACGTGGAATGGAAGTGCGTGGGCTGATGGTTACAAAAAAGCCATTCCGAAACTAAGAAATGCTGGAATCAAAAATACGCTGATTGTGGATGCAGCCGGATGGGGACAATTCCCTCAATCCATCGTCGATTATGGACAAAGTGTATTTGCAGCGGACTCACAGAAAAATACCGTGTTCTCCATTCATATGTATGAGTATGCGGGCAAAGATGCTGCAACCGTCAAAGCCAATATGGAGAATGTGCTGAACAAAGGCTTGGCGCTGATCATTGGTGAGTTCGGGGGATACCACACGAATGGTGATGTGGATGAGTATGCCATTATGAGATATGGTCAGGAAAAAGGGGTAGGCTGGCTTGCCTGGTCCTGGTACGGAAACAGTTCCGGTCTGAACTATCTGGACATGGCTACAGGTCCGAACGGAAGTTTGACGAGCTTCGGAAACACCGTAGTGAATGATACCTATGGTATTAAAAACACTTCCCAAAAAGCGGGGATTTTCTAA